A region of Drosophila mauritiana strain mau12 chromosome 3L, ASM438214v1, whole genome shotgun sequence DNA encodes the following proteins:
- the LOC117139492 gene encoding pneumococcal serine-rich repeat protein isoform X1, whose translation MSAPSEGGAGGGPVGGGSTATVPSAPLKTIKIRTQQLHTHAVPSLSLLPSIYPSSSSSLAATGSLSASASASASLVSHSHPPLQLRGVINKYSLPSHLPSSAAHPAVAAKITHVKSDGGGGISIAGTPILSGGTIKVAAANPVQQTSLGGTPIALNAGQATTAASIRAIGAGGQSTQVRVVMPMIKQLENVTATGRTQITAIPAAPARSGANASITVTRPVTQATYLPRASVTATQMGGVGVGVGQRLVTPLRATSSATVTPTAPTVLSSTGGFVRGATASVSRSGVALSSQPSSAVISSSNSGAWMQSQGQVQLIRTIHQPRQRIITTSAGVSNASVVTTTPVQAPTALSVSAGQPLATQQTTGPGGGPQAYVATVLPQRQHQATLVYSSNVSAPNASQNPGQQFNPRFAVATPTGGVTTTTPGGTTVTPRQVRPIPLGKSFPTAKLNTTSISIRAPSIPQLNTSVTASPTAVSVSGGATVAPGRGPGAGGTALTATNLPTTRIIQLQQPATGTTQQIIGSGARLAGNVMLQPFLMSTTAAAKMGIRPPVTMTAKVQPSLTITQLNPIGKLSAGGGSGGPTMAPQGVASIQAVPVPNVSASVVNPSSVTGATSAAGGATVLPLTISGRGAGVGPGGNILTGTLTPIKNASGITLGKMMMAPASSAPGADGSSTSGATVTGFQRTWNPVVASQSQLMKIDEKGSAATIYYESMPASASTGVLSLTTTTVTQSTQAQAQLVSSAGGSLSVSSLPFASHATAGAGSGGGGSQATFTVLPSGAGGTATRTIGHQQLIIPAGPNSAPPQHMVIPLHTSVKVTTGAGNPQQAAASGALVSNFMRKRDAEGSPIRAAKNLGPTLLSMASNTSGQNMPPAPGTTFNIQPVSVTVGSGLTVEALAKKERERVTHGVASSAASVPVTVGPVNSTRNSRADSPASSDGSTTVSANSSPGVDQQLQDRIGDPPATGGAGGRDNSTHFNPINEMYSSHQSIQQNLGHSSLGARSGSSAFVDMQAPTPQQQQPQQVPHLVGSTQMQQGTRMNGTGNSSSSSYDCSSRKKARRSTNDSQHSTQSQASLSLPPPSSEPTPPAGASYMQKHNNGGLLVTAATPGVAPNSAPGDANHRNSTPAVAGNKENANPVDFVIRRPRNCALLNTYKPTHKLANNHFHRYTDVKPREERRATVIDLANQPNVQGKINGWKIYHLRSQMEDLNESEVFSLGRLETMLQDLEKDKEKHSEIERVTELLKGNIQRSKIITDGINEAQNQLMKIFEHKPHVSDIITRCASKRNFKKREKI comes from the exons ATGAGTGCGCCTAGTGAGGGTGGCGCGGGAGGAGGGCCGGTGGGCGGTGGAAGTACAGCTACAGTGCCATCAG CCCCCCTGAAAACCATTAAGATACGCACCCAACAACTGCACACCCATGCAGTGCCATCGTTGTCATTGCTGCCATCTATATatccatcatcatcatcatctctGGCAGCCACTGGATCTTTATCCGCAtctgcatccgcatccgcatccttGGTATCGCACTCACATCCGCCCCTGCAGCTGCGCGGCGTAATAAACAAGTACTCATTGCCATCCCATTTGCCATCCTCTGCAGCGCACCCGGCGGTGGCCGCCAAGATCACCCACGTGAAATCCGACGGCGGCGGTGGGATATCCATTGCGGGCACACCGATCCTCAGCGGAGGCACAATTAAGGTGGCGGCAGCCAATCCAGTTCAACAAACATCCCTGGGTGGCACTCCAATTGCTCTGAATGCAGGACAAGCGACCACGGCGGCTTCGATCCGTGCCATTGGCGCTGGTGGTCAGTCCACACAGGTGCGGGTGGTGATGCCAATGATCAAGCAGCTAGAGAATGTTACGGCCACCGGAAGGACTCAGATTACAGCCATACCAGCTGCACCGGCGAGGAGTGGGGCGAATGCATCGATCACAGTTACCAGGCCCGTAACCCAGGCCACATATTTGCCGCGAGCCAGTGTGACGGCCACCCAGATGGGCGGCGTTGGCGTTGGAGTTGGCCAGCGTCTCGTCACGCCATTGAGAGCCACATCATCGGCCACGGTTACGCCCACAGCGCCAACAGTGCTGAGCTCAACCGGAGGATTTGTACGCGGAGCAACAGCATCGGTGAGCAGAAGTGGAGTGGCGCTCTCATCGCAACCATCGTCGGCTGTCATCTCGTCCAGCAACAGTGGTGCTTGGATGCAGAGTCAGGGACAGGTGCAACTGATCCGAACCATTCATCAGCCGCGCCAGCGGATTATAACGACATCCGCTGGGGTTTCGAATGCCAGTGTAGTGACCACTACTCCAGTGCAGGCGCCAACAG CTctttccgtttccgctggCCAGCCCTTGGCGACACAACAGACGACGGGACCGGGAGGAGGTCCTCAGGCCTATGTGGCAACTGTATTGCCACAGAGACAGCATCAGGCTACACTAGTTTACTCCTCCAATGTGTCTGCACCCAATGCAAGTCAGAATCCGGGGCAGCAATTTAATCCACGCTTTGctgtggccacgcccacaggcGGAGTAACAACAACGACGCCCGGTGGAACGACAGTAACACCACGACAGGTACGACCAATACCGCTGGGCAAGAGTTTTCCAACCGCTAAGCTGAACACAACCAGCATAAGTATCAGGGCACCGAGCATACCGCAGCTGAATACCAGCGTTACGGCATCTCCAACGGCCGTTAGTGTTTCCGGTGGAGCAACAGTGGCGCCCGGGCGGGGTCCCGGCGCCGGAGGAACTGCTCTGACGGCCACTAATTTGCCCACCACACGGATCATCCAGCTGCAACAGCCAGCGACGGGAACCACTCAGCAGATCATCGGATCCGGAGCTCGTCTGGCCGGGAATGTGATGTTGCAGCCATTCTTGATGAGCACTACCGCGGCGGCTAAGATGG GCATTCGTCCACCTGTCACCATGACCGCTAAGGTTCAGCCATCGCTGACTATTACACAGCTTAATCCCATCGGAAAACTGTCAGCTGGCGGAGGAAGTGGAGGACCAACGATGGCGCCGCAGGGCGTGGCCAGCATCCAGGCTGTACCAGTGCCGAATGTCTCCGCCAGTGTAGTCAATCCGAGCTCGGTGACGGGTGCCACATCTGCGGCCGGCGGAGCTACTGTCCTGCCACTGACCATCAGCGGCAGAGGAGCGGGGGTGGGACCAGGCGGTAATATCCTCACGGGAACTCTGACGCCCATAAAGAACGCAAGCGGCATCACTTTGGGCAAAATGATGATGGCACCAGCTTCTTCTGCGCCTGGAGCAGATGGTTCCAGTACAAGCGGGGCAACAGTGACCGGCTTTCAACGCACCTGGAATCCTGTAGTTGCTTCACAGAGCCAGTTGATGAAG ATCGATGAGAAAGGAAGTGCTGCCACAATCTACTACGAATCTATGCCAGCCTCCGCCTCCACAGGCGTTCTATCATTGACTACGACCACAGTGACGCAGAGCACCCAGGCGCAGGCACAATTGGTTAGCAGTGCCGGTGGTAGCTTATCGGTGTCTTCGTTACCATTTGCAAGTCACGCGACTGCCGGAGCGGGATCAGGTGGCGGCGGATCGCAGGCTACTTTTACGGTGCTGCCGTCGGGTGCTGGTGGAACAGCCACCCGGACCATTGGCCACCAGCAATTGATTATACCAGCAGGACCAAATAGTGCGCCGCCGCAGCACATGGTTATTCCGCTGCATACGTCCGTAAAGGTGACCACGGGAGCAGGCAATCCGCAACAAGCAGCTGCAAGTGGAGCGCTGGTGTCCAACTTTATGCGCAAGCGGGATGCAGAAGGTTCGCCAATACGGGCGGCTAAAAATCTAGGTCCCACTTTGCTCTCAATGGCTAGCAATACCAGTGGACAAAACATGCCACCGGCTCCGGGCACCACGTTCAATATTCAGCCAGTGTCCGTGACAGTTGGCTCTGGGCTGACCGTAGAGGCGCTGGCCAAGAAGGAACGGGAGCGAGTCACCCATGGTGTAGCAAGTAGCGCCGCTAGTGTGCCTGTCACAGTTGGCCCCGTGAACTCAACAAGGAATTCGAGGGCGGACTCGCCGGCTTCGTCGGACGGCTCAACTACAGTGTCGGCGAATTCCTCACCTGGTGTGGATCAGCAATTACAGGACAGGATTGGCGATCCGCCAGCCACGGGAGGCGCTGGTGGGCGCGATAATTCCACGCATTTTAATCCCATTAATGAG ATGTACTCATCGCACCAATCGATTCAGCAGAACCTTGGTCACTCCTCACTGGGAGCCCGCAGCGGTAGCAGTGCCTTTGTGGATATGCAAGCACCAAcgccgcagcaacagcagcctcAGCAGGTGCCTCATTTGGTGGGATCGACGCAGATGCAACAGGGAACGCGTATGAATGGTACTGGTAatagctccagctccagctatGACTGCTCCTCTAGGAAAAAGGCGCGACGATCGAC CAATGACAGCCAGCACTCTACGCAGAGTCAAGCATCCTTATCGCTGCCTCCTCCAAGTTCGGAGCCAACGCCGCCGGCTGGCGCCTCGTACATGCAGAAGCACAACAATGGAGGACTGCTGGTCACAGCAGCGACCCCGGGTGTTGCTCCCAATAGTGCGCCAGGCGATGCCAACCACCGGAACAGTACACCTGCTGTGGCGGGCAACAAGGAGAACGCCAATCCCGTGGACTTTGTGATTCGTCGTCCGCGCAATTGTGCCTTGCTCAAT ACGTATAAGCCCACACATAAGTTGGCCAACAACCATTTCCATCGGTACACTGATGTTAAGCCAAGGGAGGAGCGGCGGGCCACAGTCATTGATCTGGCCAATCAGCCAAATGTGCAGGGCAAAATCAATGGATGGAAAATTTATCATTTACGCTCGCAAATGGAGGACTTG AATGAATCCGAAGTCTTTAGTCTGGGCAGGCTGGAGACCATGCTGCAGGATCTCGAGAAGGACAAGGAGAAGCACAGCGAAATTGAGCGAGTCACTGAACTGCTAAAG GGCAACATTCAACGCAGCAAGATTATAACCGATGGCATCAACGAGGCACAGAATCAGTTAATGAAGATCTTCGAGCATAAGCCACACGTTTCCGATATAATCACCCGCTGCGCTTCGAAAAGGAATTTCAAGAAGCGCGAAAAGATCTAA
- the LOC117139492 gene encoding pneumococcal serine-rich repeat protein isoform X2, whose product MSAPSEGGAGGGPVGGGSTATVPSATGSLSASASASASLVSHSHPPLQLRGVINKYSLPSHLPSSAAHPAVAAKITHVKSDGGGGISIAGTPILSGGTIKVAAANPVQQTSLGGTPIALNAGQATTAASIRAIGAGGQSTQVRVVMPMIKQLENVTATGRTQITAIPAAPARSGANASITVTRPVTQATYLPRASVTATQMGGVGVGVGQRLVTPLRATSSATVTPTAPTVLSSTGGFVRGATASVSRSGVALSSQPSSAVISSSNSGAWMQSQGQVQLIRTIHQPRQRIITTSAGVSNASVVTTTPVQAPTALSVSAGQPLATQQTTGPGGGPQAYVATVLPQRQHQATLVYSSNVSAPNASQNPGQQFNPRFAVATPTGGVTTTTPGGTTVTPRQVRPIPLGKSFPTAKLNTTSISIRAPSIPQLNTSVTASPTAVSVSGGATVAPGRGPGAGGTALTATNLPTTRIIQLQQPATGTTQQIIGSGARLAGNVMLQPFLMSTTAAAKMGIRPPVTMTAKVQPSLTITQLNPIGKLSAGGGSGGPTMAPQGVASIQAVPVPNVSASVVNPSSVTGATSAAGGATVLPLTISGRGAGVGPGGNILTGTLTPIKNASGITLGKMMMAPASSAPGADGSSTSGATVTGFQRTWNPVVASQSQLMKIDEKGSAATIYYESMPASASTGVLSLTTTTVTQSTQAQAQLVSSAGGSLSVSSLPFASHATAGAGSGGGGSQATFTVLPSGAGGTATRTIGHQQLIIPAGPNSAPPQHMVIPLHTSVKVTTGAGNPQQAAASGALVSNFMRKRDAEGSPIRAAKNLGPTLLSMASNTSGQNMPPAPGTTFNIQPVSVTVGSGLTVEALAKKERERVTHGVASSAASVPVTVGPVNSTRNSRADSPASSDGSTTVSANSSPGVDQQLQDRIGDPPATGGAGGRDNSTHFNPINEMYSSHQSIQQNLGHSSLGARSGSSAFVDMQAPTPQQQQPQQVPHLVGSTQMQQGTRMNGTGNSSSSSYDCSSRKKARRSTNDSQHSTQSQASLSLPPPSSEPTPPAGASYMQKHNNGGLLVTAATPGVAPNSAPGDANHRNSTPAVAGNKENANPVDFVIRRPRNCALLNTYKPTHKLANNHFHRYTDVKPREERRATVIDLANQPNVQGKINGWKIYHLRSQMEDLNESEVFSLGRLETMLQDLEKDKEKHSEIERVTELLKGNIQRSKIITDGINEAQNQLMKIFEHKPHVSDIITRCASKRNFKKREKI is encoded by the exons ATGAGTGCGCCTAGTGAGGGTGGCGCGGGAGGAGGGCCGGTGGGCGGTGGAAGTACAGCTACAGTGCCATCAG CCACTGGATCTTTATCCGCAtctgcatccgcatccgcatccttGGTATCGCACTCACATCCGCCCCTGCAGCTGCGCGGCGTAATAAACAAGTACTCATTGCCATCCCATTTGCCATCCTCTGCAGCGCACCCGGCGGTGGCCGCCAAGATCACCCACGTGAAATCCGACGGCGGCGGTGGGATATCCATTGCGGGCACACCGATCCTCAGCGGAGGCACAATTAAGGTGGCGGCAGCCAATCCAGTTCAACAAACATCCCTGGGTGGCACTCCAATTGCTCTGAATGCAGGACAAGCGACCACGGCGGCTTCGATCCGTGCCATTGGCGCTGGTGGTCAGTCCACACAGGTGCGGGTGGTGATGCCAATGATCAAGCAGCTAGAGAATGTTACGGCCACCGGAAGGACTCAGATTACAGCCATACCAGCTGCACCGGCGAGGAGTGGGGCGAATGCATCGATCACAGTTACCAGGCCCGTAACCCAGGCCACATATTTGCCGCGAGCCAGTGTGACGGCCACCCAGATGGGCGGCGTTGGCGTTGGAGTTGGCCAGCGTCTCGTCACGCCATTGAGAGCCACATCATCGGCCACGGTTACGCCCACAGCGCCAACAGTGCTGAGCTCAACCGGAGGATTTGTACGCGGAGCAACAGCATCGGTGAGCAGAAGTGGAGTGGCGCTCTCATCGCAACCATCGTCGGCTGTCATCTCGTCCAGCAACAGTGGTGCTTGGATGCAGAGTCAGGGACAGGTGCAACTGATCCGAACCATTCATCAGCCGCGCCAGCGGATTATAACGACATCCGCTGGGGTTTCGAATGCCAGTGTAGTGACCACTACTCCAGTGCAGGCGCCAACAG CTctttccgtttccgctggCCAGCCCTTGGCGACACAACAGACGACGGGACCGGGAGGAGGTCCTCAGGCCTATGTGGCAACTGTATTGCCACAGAGACAGCATCAGGCTACACTAGTTTACTCCTCCAATGTGTCTGCACCCAATGCAAGTCAGAATCCGGGGCAGCAATTTAATCCACGCTTTGctgtggccacgcccacaggcGGAGTAACAACAACGACGCCCGGTGGAACGACAGTAACACCACGACAGGTACGACCAATACCGCTGGGCAAGAGTTTTCCAACCGCTAAGCTGAACACAACCAGCATAAGTATCAGGGCACCGAGCATACCGCAGCTGAATACCAGCGTTACGGCATCTCCAACGGCCGTTAGTGTTTCCGGTGGAGCAACAGTGGCGCCCGGGCGGGGTCCCGGCGCCGGAGGAACTGCTCTGACGGCCACTAATTTGCCCACCACACGGATCATCCAGCTGCAACAGCCAGCGACGGGAACCACTCAGCAGATCATCGGATCCGGAGCTCGTCTGGCCGGGAATGTGATGTTGCAGCCATTCTTGATGAGCACTACCGCGGCGGCTAAGATGG GCATTCGTCCACCTGTCACCATGACCGCTAAGGTTCAGCCATCGCTGACTATTACACAGCTTAATCCCATCGGAAAACTGTCAGCTGGCGGAGGAAGTGGAGGACCAACGATGGCGCCGCAGGGCGTGGCCAGCATCCAGGCTGTACCAGTGCCGAATGTCTCCGCCAGTGTAGTCAATCCGAGCTCGGTGACGGGTGCCACATCTGCGGCCGGCGGAGCTACTGTCCTGCCACTGACCATCAGCGGCAGAGGAGCGGGGGTGGGACCAGGCGGTAATATCCTCACGGGAACTCTGACGCCCATAAAGAACGCAAGCGGCATCACTTTGGGCAAAATGATGATGGCACCAGCTTCTTCTGCGCCTGGAGCAGATGGTTCCAGTACAAGCGGGGCAACAGTGACCGGCTTTCAACGCACCTGGAATCCTGTAGTTGCTTCACAGAGCCAGTTGATGAAG ATCGATGAGAAAGGAAGTGCTGCCACAATCTACTACGAATCTATGCCAGCCTCCGCCTCCACAGGCGTTCTATCATTGACTACGACCACAGTGACGCAGAGCACCCAGGCGCAGGCACAATTGGTTAGCAGTGCCGGTGGTAGCTTATCGGTGTCTTCGTTACCATTTGCAAGTCACGCGACTGCCGGAGCGGGATCAGGTGGCGGCGGATCGCAGGCTACTTTTACGGTGCTGCCGTCGGGTGCTGGTGGAACAGCCACCCGGACCATTGGCCACCAGCAATTGATTATACCAGCAGGACCAAATAGTGCGCCGCCGCAGCACATGGTTATTCCGCTGCATACGTCCGTAAAGGTGACCACGGGAGCAGGCAATCCGCAACAAGCAGCTGCAAGTGGAGCGCTGGTGTCCAACTTTATGCGCAAGCGGGATGCAGAAGGTTCGCCAATACGGGCGGCTAAAAATCTAGGTCCCACTTTGCTCTCAATGGCTAGCAATACCAGTGGACAAAACATGCCACCGGCTCCGGGCACCACGTTCAATATTCAGCCAGTGTCCGTGACAGTTGGCTCTGGGCTGACCGTAGAGGCGCTGGCCAAGAAGGAACGGGAGCGAGTCACCCATGGTGTAGCAAGTAGCGCCGCTAGTGTGCCTGTCACAGTTGGCCCCGTGAACTCAACAAGGAATTCGAGGGCGGACTCGCCGGCTTCGTCGGACGGCTCAACTACAGTGTCGGCGAATTCCTCACCTGGTGTGGATCAGCAATTACAGGACAGGATTGGCGATCCGCCAGCCACGGGAGGCGCTGGTGGGCGCGATAATTCCACGCATTTTAATCCCATTAATGAG ATGTACTCATCGCACCAATCGATTCAGCAGAACCTTGGTCACTCCTCACTGGGAGCCCGCAGCGGTAGCAGTGCCTTTGTGGATATGCAAGCACCAAcgccgcagcaacagcagcctcAGCAGGTGCCTCATTTGGTGGGATCGACGCAGATGCAACAGGGAACGCGTATGAATGGTACTGGTAatagctccagctccagctatGACTGCTCCTCTAGGAAAAAGGCGCGACGATCGAC CAATGACAGCCAGCACTCTACGCAGAGTCAAGCATCCTTATCGCTGCCTCCTCCAAGTTCGGAGCCAACGCCGCCGGCTGGCGCCTCGTACATGCAGAAGCACAACAATGGAGGACTGCTGGTCACAGCAGCGACCCCGGGTGTTGCTCCCAATAGTGCGCCAGGCGATGCCAACCACCGGAACAGTACACCTGCTGTGGCGGGCAACAAGGAGAACGCCAATCCCGTGGACTTTGTGATTCGTCGTCCGCGCAATTGTGCCTTGCTCAAT ACGTATAAGCCCACACATAAGTTGGCCAACAACCATTTCCATCGGTACACTGATGTTAAGCCAAGGGAGGAGCGGCGGGCCACAGTCATTGATCTGGCCAATCAGCCAAATGTGCAGGGCAAAATCAATGGATGGAAAATTTATCATTTACGCTCGCAAATGGAGGACTTG AATGAATCCGAAGTCTTTAGTCTGGGCAGGCTGGAGACCATGCTGCAGGATCTCGAGAAGGACAAGGAGAAGCACAGCGAAATTGAGCGAGTCACTGAACTGCTAAAG GGCAACATTCAACGCAGCAAGATTATAACCGATGGCATCAACGAGGCACAGAATCAGTTAATGAAGATCTTCGAGCATAAGCCACACGTTTCCGATATAATCACCCGCTGCGCTTCGAAAAGGAATTTCAAGAAGCGCGAAAAGATCTAA